The following proteins are co-located in the Brevibacillus laterosporus DSM 25 genome:
- a CDS encoding DUF84 family protein: MCKQLALGSHNQAKQKAIFLATGIQPQCVSVPSGVSEQPLSEDETIRGAIARAKQALEAVPDAEIGLGLEGGLTFDAIYTKQWYLISICAAWNGEALHIGKGLAFPIPNHIGEDMKTSGRELREVIDSLSGTKNSNHKEGAYGLFTDGKITRAHVFKEAVIAALTPFESVLYR; this comes from the coding sequence TTGTGTAAGCAGCTTGCTTTAGGAAGTCATAATCAGGCTAAACAGAAAGCCATCTTTTTAGCTACTGGCATTCAGCCTCAGTGTGTAAGTGTACCTTCTGGAGTATCGGAGCAGCCTTTATCAGAGGATGAGACGATTAGAGGAGCTATTGCGCGAGCGAAACAAGCCCTTGAGGCAGTTCCTGATGCTGAGATAGGCTTGGGATTAGAAGGTGGTCTGACGTTTGATGCCATCTATACAAAACAGTGGTATCTCATCTCCATCTGTGCCGCTTGGAACGGGGAAGCATTACATATAGGTAAAGGGCTTGCTTTTCCCATCCCCAACCATATAGGAGAAGATATGAAAACGTCGGGTAGAGAATTACGCGAAGTGATTGATAGCTTATCAGGGACTAAGAACAGTAACCATAAAGAGGGAGCCTACGGACTTTTTACAGATGGTAAAATCACTCGGGCTCATGTCTTTAAAGAAGCGGTGATCGCTGCCCTTACACCGTTTGAATCAGTTTTGTATCGCTGA
- a CDS encoding cysteine desulfurase family protein → MKRTMEAYYGNPSSLHRLGVEAENVLKQARQIAAHALQKKPTEIFFTSGGTESNNTAIKGVAMRYRERGRHIITSQVEHASVLDVCKQLEEFGYDVTYLPVNKEGRVSLEDVKQAMRSDTILVSIMHVNNELGTIQPINQIGTYLKLFPKVIFHVDAVQSFGKVPLRINEWGVDLLSLSAHKFHGPRGVGILVKRENMLIEPLLKGGGQESGLRSGTENIPGIAGMAKAMRLIEETANQDIPRLKEMQQRLREGIQQIPGCIINSPEIEAAPHIINISVQGMKAEVLLHALEAEGFCVSTRSACSAKSDEPSPVLVATGMSREQAKSSLRISLSKQNTMDDVEQFLVALLTCKNRILPYTKV, encoded by the coding sequence ATGAAGCGGACTATGGAAGCTTACTATGGGAATCCTTCTTCCTTGCATCGTTTGGGAGTAGAAGCAGAGAATGTTTTAAAACAGGCTCGTCAAATTGCTGCCCACGCTTTGCAAAAGAAACCAACTGAGATTTTCTTCACTTCCGGTGGCACGGAAAGTAACAATACAGCAATTAAAGGTGTAGCCATGCGCTATCGTGAGCGTGGTCGCCATATTATTACCAGTCAAGTAGAGCATGCTTCTGTATTGGATGTTTGTAAACAGCTAGAGGAATTTGGTTATGATGTAACTTATCTCCCTGTTAATAAGGAAGGGAGAGTTTCCCTAGAAGATGTGAAACAGGCTATGCGATCCGATACGATCCTTGTTTCTATTATGCATGTTAATAATGAGTTAGGGACTATCCAACCGATTAATCAGATTGGTACATATCTGAAGCTGTTCCCGAAAGTTATCTTTCATGTCGATGCGGTACAAAGCTTTGGTAAGGTACCTCTTCGAATAAATGAATGGGGAGTTGATTTGTTAAGCTTGTCTGCTCACAAATTTCATGGTCCCCGTGGTGTTGGTATCCTTGTAAAACGTGAAAATATGTTGATTGAGCCTTTATTAAAAGGTGGAGGTCAGGAAAGTGGGCTTCGTTCTGGTACGGAAAATATACCAGGAATTGCAGGAATGGCAAAAGCCATGCGCTTAATCGAAGAGACCGCTAATCAAGATATTCCACGATTGAAAGAGATGCAACAACGTTTGAGAGAAGGAATTCAACAGATTCCTGGATGCATCATTAATTCACCTGAAATAGAAGCGGCACCTCATATCATAAATATTTCTGTGCAAGGGATGAAAGCAGAAGTTTTGTTACATGCCCTAGAAGCGGAAGGGTTCTGTGTGTCTACTCGCTCTGCTTGTTCAGCTAAGTCAGATGAGCCAAGCCCAGTATTGGTAGCAACAGGAATGAGCCGCGAACAGGCCAAATCTTCTTTGCGAATAAGTCTAAGTAAGCAAAATACAATGGATGACGTGGAGCAATTTTTAGTAGCGCTGTTAACATGCAAAAATCGCATTTTACCATATACAAAAGTGTAG
- the dapF gene encoding diaminopimelate epimerase: protein MKFTKMHGIGNDYVYVNCFEESLTDVDLPELSRRVSQQHFGIGSDGLILIMPSKIADFRMRVFNNDGSEARNCGNGLRCVSKYVFDHGLTSETSFTIETNGGIVTPVVHVGVNGKVEKVTVDMGKPRLLRGQIPMAGNPDTEAIGEQVQVNGRIFTFTAVSMGNPHVVILTDKISEEEVTTYGPLLEKHALFPERANIEFISMNSPSDISFRVWERGSGVTLACGTGACAALVAAVLEGKAERMATIHLLGGDLQIEWREDDQHVYMTGAATEVFAGEYFGTLPLLEQ, encoded by the coding sequence ATGAAGTTTACTAAAATGCATGGGATAGGCAACGATTACGTATATGTCAATTGTTTTGAAGAGTCTCTTACTGATGTAGATTTGCCGGAACTATCAAGAAGAGTAAGCCAGCAACACTTCGGCATCGGGTCAGACGGTTTAATTCTGATCATGCCTTCAAAAATAGCAGATTTTCGGATGAGAGTATTTAATAATGACGGTAGCGAGGCCCGCAATTGTGGCAATGGACTACGCTGTGTCAGTAAATATGTTTTTGACCATGGCTTAACGAGTGAGACATCCTTTACCATTGAAACAAATGGGGGCATTGTTACACCAGTTGTACATGTGGGTGTGAATGGAAAAGTGGAAAAGGTGACAGTAGATATGGGAAAACCACGTTTATTGCGAGGACAAATCCCTATGGCAGGGAATCCTGACACCGAAGCGATTGGTGAGCAAGTACAAGTCAATGGTCGAATCTTTACTTTCACAGCTGTCTCTATGGGAAATCCTCATGTGGTAATTCTAACGGATAAAATTTCCGAAGAAGAAGTAACGACCTATGGACCATTATTGGAAAAGCATGCTTTATTTCCTGAGAGAGCGAACATTGAATTTATTTCAATGAATTCGCCTTCTGATATTAGCTTTCGTGTATGGGAGCGTGGCTCTGGAGTAACACTTGCTTGCGGAACTGGAGCATGTGCTGCATTGGTAGCCGCCGTTTTAGAAGGGAAAGCAGAGCGGATGGCAACGATTCATTTGCTAGGAGGCGATTTGCAGATTGAATGGCGTGAAGACGATCAGCATGTATACATGACAGGTGCAGCTACCGAAGTATTTGCAGGTGAGTATTTTGGAACATTGCCGTTGCTAGAACAGTAG
- the thiI gene encoding tRNA uracil 4-sulfurtransferase ThiI, which translates to MNYDVILIRYGELALKGRNRDQFEDTLMRNVRNVLEVHSSVEVYRRYGRMYVQLNGENAYEVMEKLQAVFGITSISPTIQVEQTEEAIKEGTLRLVQSLTPVPRTFRVDTRRADKRYPMASMDVNRMVGTHLLRNIEGLKVDLHQPEASVKIEIRTEGTFISSETLPCAGGLPVGASGKVLLLLSGGIDSPVAGWMTMKRGVRLEAIHFHSYPYTSERALEKVKDLAQKLTKWGGSVRLHTVPFTVIQEAIREHCPEEYNITIMRRFMMRIAEKVAQKRKALALATGESLGQVASQTLESMYTINHVVKIPILRPLVAMDKSEITEIARNIDTFDLSILPYEDCCTIFTPKNPATRPRVELAERYEQKLDVEALVHDAVARTELEEITAKPRDVVTDLF; encoded by the coding sequence ATGAACTATGATGTAATTTTGATTCGCTATGGCGAATTAGCACTAAAAGGACGTAATCGTGATCAATTTGAAGATACGTTGATGAGAAATGTCCGTAATGTATTGGAGGTTCACTCTTCAGTGGAGGTATATCGTCGCTACGGACGGATGTACGTTCAACTGAATGGAGAGAATGCATATGAGGTTATGGAGAAGCTACAAGCAGTGTTTGGAATTACTTCCATAAGCCCAACGATTCAGGTAGAACAAACAGAAGAAGCTATTAAAGAAGGAACGCTTCGTTTGGTTCAGTCTCTGACACCGGTTCCGCGTACCTTCCGTGTAGATACACGCAGAGCTGATAAACGTTATCCAATGGCTTCGATGGATGTGAATCGTATGGTGGGGACTCATCTGCTACGAAATATAGAAGGGCTAAAAGTGGATCTTCACCAACCAGAAGCTTCTGTGAAGATTGAGATCCGTACGGAAGGGACCTTTATTAGTAGTGAAACCCTACCATGTGCTGGTGGATTACCTGTAGGCGCTAGTGGAAAGGTCTTGCTTTTATTGTCAGGTGGTATTGATAGCCCTGTAGCTGGCTGGATGACAATGAAACGTGGTGTAAGATTAGAAGCGATTCATTTTCATAGCTACCCGTATACTAGCGAACGAGCTTTAGAAAAAGTGAAGGATTTAGCCCAAAAGCTAACCAAATGGGGTGGCTCCGTTCGCCTACATACGGTACCGTTCACCGTCATTCAAGAGGCAATTCGTGAACATTGTCCGGAAGAGTACAACATTACAATTATGCGCCGTTTTATGATGCGTATTGCTGAAAAAGTTGCTCAAAAACGGAAGGCTCTAGCACTTGCTACGGGGGAAAGCTTGGGACAAGTAGCTTCTCAGACCCTAGAGAGCATGTATACGATTAATCATGTAGTCAAAATCCCAATCTTACGTCCGTTAGTTGCAATGGATAAGTCAGAGATTACGGAAATTGCTCGCAACATTGACACGTTTGATCTCTCTATTTTGCCATACGAGGATTGCTGCACGATCTTTACTCCAAAGAACCCTGCTACGCGCCCACGTGTAGAACTAGCCGAGAGATATGAACAGAAGCTTGATGTAGAAGCATTGGTACATGATGCTGTCGCTCGTACAGAATTAGAAGAAATTACAGCTAAGCCACGTGATGTCGTGACAGATTTATTTTAA